One genomic window of Solea solea chromosome 12, fSolSol10.1, whole genome shotgun sequence includes the following:
- the slc38a8a gene encoding putative sodium-coupled neutral amino acid transporter 8a, with the protein MEELARESISLLASASAKPPLDVAVGPRLGSVGAVFIMLKSALGAGLLNFPWAFERAGGIRSAVTVELVSLVFLISGLIILGYSSSISGQCTYQAVVKEVCGPAIGQLCEICYVFNLFMISVAFLVIVDDQLEELCGSMYELVTGLPESDLPHHFYTDQRFALVLLCIILILPLSIPKEIGFQKYISGLGTLAATYLAIAIIIKYHTMPSVMVHVTPLYSSGISSWASMFSVIPTICFGFQCHEASIAIYSSMENQRLSHWVFISVVSMIFCLIIYSLTGVYGYLTFGKDVRADILMSYTGDDILILIARLLFGISIITIYPIILLLGRSVIQDPLLSWRRKRHGVVTVDFENRSRYVLTVLWIAVTLLIAIFVPDISKVISVIGGISAFFIFIFPGLCLIFAMQSVPVSCKTRVVLTVWGVVTLISGAFIFGQSTTIAVMQLLGKI; encoded by the exons ATGGAGGAGTTAGCCAGAGAGAGCATCAGCCTGCTGGCTTCAGCCTCGGCTAAGCCCCCGCTGGACGTGGCCGTGGGTCCACGACTCGGTTCCGTAGGGGCCGTTTTCATCATGCTGAAGTCCGCACTGGGCGCCGGACTCCTCAACTTCCCCTGGGCCTTCGAGAGAGCCGGAGGAATCCGCAGCGCTGTGACCGTGGAGCTG GTCTCCCTCGTGTTCCTCATCAGTGGTCTGATCATCCTGGGCTACTCGTCGTCCATCAGCGGTCAGTGCACCTACCAGGCGGTGGTGAAAGAAGTGTGCGGGCCGGCCATCGGTCAGCTGTGTGAGATCTGCTACGTCTTCAACTTGTTCATGATCTCCGTAGCCTTTCTGGTCATAGTGGATGACCAGCTGGAGGAGT tgtGCGGCTCCATGTATGAGCTGGTCACTGGTCTGCCAGAGTCAGATCTACCGCACCACTTCTACACAGACCAACGCTTTGCCCTGGTGTTGCTCTGCATAATCCTCATCCTGCCGCTGTCCATCCCCAAAGAGATTGGCTTTCAGAAATACATCAG TGGTCTGGGCACTCTGGCTGCGACCTACCTGGCTATAGCCATCATCATCAAATACCACACCATGCCTTCTGTTATGGTTCATGTCACGCCGCTCTACAGCAGTGG AATCAGCTCCTGGGCGTCAATGTTCAGTGTCATCCCAACCATCTGCTTTGGTTTCCAG TGCCACGAGGCTTCCATTGCCATCTACAGCAGCATGGAGAACCAGCGACTGTCTCACTGGGTCTTCATCTCTGTGGTCTCCATGATCTTCTGTCTCATAATTTACTCCCTCACAG GGGTTTATGGGTACCTGACATTCGGAAAGGACGTGAGGGCCGACATTCTGATGTCGTACACTGGCGATGATATTCTGATTCTCATCGCCAGGCTGCTGTTTGGAATCTCCATCATCACCATCTACCCCATCATCCTGCTGCTCGGCAG ATCAGTGATCCAGGACCCCCTGCTGAGCTGGCGGCGGAAGCGTCACGGCGTGGTGACGGTGGACTTTGAAAACCGAAGCCGATACGTGCTGACGGTGCTGTGGATCGCAGTGACGCTGCTTATCGCCATCTTTGTGCCAGACATCAGCAAGGTGATCAGTGTCATCGGCGGGATCAGCGCctttttcatcttcatcttcccaG gaCTGTGTTTGATCTTTGCCATGCAGTCTGTGCCCGTGTCCTGTAAAACCAG AGTCGTCCTCACAGTTTGGGGAGTTGTGACGCTGATCAGTGGAGCCTTCATCTTTGGTCAGAGCACCACCATCGCTGTCATGCAGCTGCTGGGAAAGATCTGA